Genomic segment of Candidatus Binatia bacterium:
GTGAGCGTGCTCGTCGAGACGTTCGGTACCGGACGCATCGCCGAGGAGCAGATCGCCAAAGCCGTCACCGAGGTCTTCGATCTGCGCCCTGCGGCGATCATCCATCACCTCGACCTGCGCCGGCCGATCTACAAGCAGACCGCGGCGTACGGCCACTTCGGGCGCCCCGACCTCGACCTTCCGTGGGAACGGCTCGATCGCGTCGAAGCGATCCGCCAAGCAACTTCTTATGATGGAGAACAAATGCGTGTTCCGAACTTTGCGCGCTAATTCCGCAGCGGCCATCGCCGCCGCGCTGCTCTTGACGATCTCGCTCGCGCCGGCGACCGCAACGACGCTCGTGCCGTCGCAGACGTTCAAGTCCGGGACGAAGATCGCGACGGTCCTCGAGGCGAAGGTCGACTCGACGAATCTCTCGTACGGCGATAAATTCAAGCTGAAGATCGTAGATACGTCGCTGCCGGCGCTCGAGGGTTCGGAGATCGTCGGCTATGTGACCGATGTGACGCAGCCATCGGGCACGACGAGAGCCCGCATCGGATTCTTTCTGACGACGATCCACCTCTCGAACGGGACGAAGAAGAGCATTAGCGCCTACGTCGTCAGCAAGCGCGTCGTTCAGTACAACCCGTCGGCCCAGTACGCGCAGCGCCAGCAGGTCGCGCCGATGACCGGCGTGCCGAACGGAACGGTGACGCCGGGGCCGATCGCGTGGCAGATGCGCCTGGGCAACGGCCCTTCCACGGTGCGGCAGAACAGCTCGCCGTCGCTCGGAGGCTACGTCTATGCGCTCGGACCGCACGAGCCGATCGTCGTTCCGGCCGGCGCGCCCGTGACGGTCGAACTTCAGGAGCCGCTGACGATTCCGTAACCGCTCACGCGGTCAGTTTGAATCGGCCGCGGCTCGAGAGCAGCGGCTTCCAAAGGTCGCCAATTCGCGCGACCCGCTCCGGCACGTTGAAGATCGTGAAGTCGCCCGGCTCGCAGCCGGCGGCTAACTCTTCCCACGTGACCGGCGTCGAGACCTTCGCCTCTTCGTTTGCGCGCACGGAGTAGATCGAAGCGAGCGTCTTGCCCCACGCGTTCTGATTGTAATCCACGAGGACGCGGCGTTTCGGACGCTTCGCGATCGTATATTCGGCGGTGAGCACGTCGGGATGCGCTCGCGCGATCTGTTGGCCAATTTCTTTGGCGATCTCCCACACTTCGTGCTGCGTCGGGCCGCTCTCAATCGCGACGTAGATGTGGACGCCCTTGCTGCCCGTCGTCTTGACGAACGGCTTCATGCGAAGGCCGCGAAGAACGTCGCCGACGATGAGAGCGCCCTCGCGCACGACCGAGAACGGCGTCTCCGCCGTCGGGTCGAGGTCGAAGTGAATGTAGAGCGGGCGATTCGGCGCCTCGCACAACGAGTACCACGGGTTGAGATCGATGCAGCCGAGGTTGATCATCCAGAGCAGCGACGCGCGATCGTCAATCACCGCGAAATCTATGACGTTTCCCGAGCGGTGCTCGATCGAGCAGGTGCGGATCCACTCCGGACGTGGCGACGGCGTCCGCTTCATGTAGAAGAAGTCGCCGGTGACGCCGTGCGGGTAGCGCTTCAACACCATCGGACGATCGGCGACGTGCGGCAGCAGCGCCCCGGCGACGCGAAGATAGTAGCGAAGTAGATCGCCCTTCGTCGCTCCCAGCTTTGGAAAGTAGACCTTGCGCAAGTTGGTCAGCGCGACGCGCCGCCCGTCCACCTCGACGGCAGCATCGTCCACGCCGGTCGGAATCGGCGCCGGCTCGGCG
This window contains:
- the ligD gene encoding non-homologous end-joining DNA ligase, with protein sequence MPRQSKRAAEPAPIPTGVDDAAVEVDGRRVALTNLRKVYFPKLGATKGDLLRYYLRVAGALLPHVADRPMVLKRYPHGVTGDFFYMKRTPSPRPEWIRTCSIEHRSGNVIDFAVIDDRASLLWMINLGCIDLNPWYSLCEAPNRPLYIHFDLDPTAETPFSVVREGALIVGDVLRGLRMKPFVKTTGSKGVHIYVAIESGPTQHEVWEIAKEIGQQIARAHPDVLTAEYTIAKRPKRRVLVDYNQNAWGKTLASIYSVRANEEAKVSTPVTWEELAAGCEPGDFTIFNVPERVARIGDLWKPLLSSRGRFKLTA
- a CDS encoding methionine adenosyltransferase domain-containing protein; amino-acid sequence: AKTRIYVNPTGRFVVGGPKGDAGLTGRKIIADTYGGMSRHGGGAFSGKDPTKVDRSGAYAARWVAKNVVAAGLADRCEVQVAYAIGVAEPVSVLVETFGTGRIAEEQIAKAVTEVFDLRPAAIIHHLDLRRPIYKQTAAYGHFGRPDLDLPWERLDRVEAIRQATSYDGEQMRVPNFAR